GCTCCGGCCGGCAGCTGCCGGCAAGGACCACCGCGACGTCCATGGCCCAGTCCAGAGAGGCCGCCGACCGCGGCGCTTCGCCGGCAATGGGCATGCCAGGTTCAGCCCTTGTGGCGTCCAAGCTGGCAGCGCCGGCCACTCGGGCCGGGCTGCTAGAGCGTGCCAGTCTCCAGTCGCTGCTGAGGGGCGGTCTGCAGGGCAAGCTCTGTCTGGTGGACGCGCCGGCCGGGTTCGGCAAGACGACCCTGCTCGCCCAGTGGCAGGCTGTAGCCGGTGGGGGCCGGGTGGCCTGGGTCTCGTTGGACGTGGGCGACAACGACCCCACCCGCTTCTGGGTCTATGTGGTCGAGGCACTCCGCACCGTCGAGCCGGGCGTGGGAACGGCCGCGCTCGCGGCCCTGGGGCGCCCCAGCGCGGACCTTCACCGGGCGGTCCTGCCGGGACTGCTCAACGACCTCCACGCGGTCGGCTCGCCGCTGTTCCTGGTCCTGGACGACTACCACCTGATCACCAACCCAACCTGCCACCAGACCCTGACCTTCTTCCTCGACCACCTCCCAGCCGTTGTCCACGTGGCGCTGTCAGGCCGCACCGACCCGCCGTTGCCCCTGGCCAGGATGCGAGCCCGGGGAGAGCTGGCCGAGATCCGCGTCGCCGATCTGCAGTTCACCGACGAAGAGGCCGTCGCACTGCTGAACGGCTCAATGCGGCTGCAGCTGGCCACCGAGGACGTGGCGCGCCTGGCCGAGCGGACCGAGGGCTGGGCGGCCGGGCTGGTCCTGGCCGGGCTGTCGCTTCGCGGCCGGCAGGACCCGAGCGCCTTCATCGCCGCGTTCCACGGCGACAACCGCCATGTCGCCGACTACCTCTCCGCCGAGGTGTTCGAGCGTCAATCAGGGGAGATCAGGAGGTTCCTGCTGCGGACCTCGATCCTGGAGCGCCTGTCCGGCCCCCTATGCGACGCCGTCCTGGAGGCCGAGGGGTCGGCCGACCTCCTGCGCGAACTGGAGCGCTCCAACCTGTTCCTGGTCCCGCTGGACGACCACCGGGAGTGGTACCGCTACCACCACCTGTTCGCGGAGCTGCTGCGCCTGGAGCTCGCCAGCCGCGAGCCTGCACTGCTGGCGACCCTGCACCGGCGGGCCGCGGCCTGGCATCGGCAGGCAGGCAACCTGGATGAGGCCATCGGTCACGCGAGCGCGGCCGGGGAGTTCGCCCAGGCCGCTGCGCTGATCGCGCAGCACTGGCTCAGCTACTGGCGCCGAGGGCAACGGGCGACCGTGGCCCGCTGGCTGGACGGGCTGCCTGATGAGGCCATCCTGGCCGACCCGCCGGTCGCCTACGTGGCCGCCTGGATTCGTGGGTACAGCGGCGCCTCCAAGCAGCAGATCGAAGACTGGCTGGCCGTTGTGGGAGGTGACGGCGCTGAGGGAGGCCTGCCGGACGGCGTCGGCTCGGAGGGAGGCCTGCCGGACGGCGTCAGCTCCCTGGCCTTCGGCGCCAACTTGGCCCGCGCCTCGCTGGTGTTCGACGACCTGGGCCGCTCGGCCGCTGCAGGCCGGCGTGCGCTGGAGCTGGCCGGCCCCGACTCCTTACAGTTCTGGTGGATGGCGCAGTCCGCGCTCGGTCATGCCCTGTACCTGTCCGGACAGGCCGCCGAGACGCGGCCGCAGCTGGAGGAGCTGGTCGGGCGGGTGCCCGCCGCCGCACAACCGGTCGCGGTCGTCCTGGCGCTGGCCGTGCTGTCGCTGCTCGCCGGGGACCAGAACGACGACCGCACCGCCATGGCGCTCGCCCGTCAGGCGGCGGCGACCGCCGACAACCAAGGGCTCAGCGCCGAGCCGATGTGCGGGATCGCCTATGCGGCGCTGGGCCGGGCCCTGGCCCGCCAGGGCGAGCTGGCCGAAGCCGAGGAGCAGCTGGAGCGGGCGTTGGCGCCGGTCGGGATCGACAGCATGCTGGTGCAACGAGCGTTCGCGCTGTTGCTGCTGGCGCCCGTGCGCCGGGGCCGCGGCGACCTCCAGGGGGCCAGGGCGCTGGTCGAACAAGCCCGGGAGCTGGTCGAACGGTTCGCCGACCCGGGCGTG
This is a stretch of genomic DNA from Actinomycetota bacterium. It encodes these proteins:
- a CDS encoding LuxR C-terminal-related transcriptional regulator, coding for MDAPAGFGKTTLLAQWQAVAGGGRVAWVSLDVGDNDPTRFWVYVVEALRTVEPGVGTAALAALGRPSADLHRAVLPGLLNDLHAVGSPLFLVLDDYHLITNPTCHQTLTFFLDHLPAVVHVALSGRTDPPLPLARMRARGELAEIRVADLQFTDEEAVALLNGSMRLQLATEDVARLAERTEGWAAGLVLAGLSLRGRQDPSAFIAAFHGDNRHVADYLSAEVFERQSGEIRRFLLRTSILERLSGPLCDAVLEAEGSADLLRELERSNLFLVPLDDHREWYRYHHLFAELLRLELASREPALLATLHRRAAAWHRQAGNLDEAIGHASAAGEFAQAAALIAQHWLSYWRRGQRATVARWLDGLPDEAILADPPVAYVAAWIRGYSGASKQQIEDWLAVVGGDGAEGGLPDGVGSEGGLPDGVSSLAFGANLARASLVFDDLGRSAAAGRRALELAGPDSLQFWWMAQSALGHALYLSGQAAETRPQLEELVGRVPAAAQPVAVVLALAVLSLLAGDQNDDRTAMALARQAAATADNQGLSAEPMCGIAYAALGRALARQGELAEAEEQLERALAPVGIDSMLVQRAFALLLLAPVRRGRGDLQGARALVEQARELVERFADPGVLPALLNQTEQMLVTAPRRRPDVVEPLTERELAVLRLLATRLSNREIGRQLYVSVNTIRTHIQAVYRKLGVGTRADAVANARELGLLARSTPQGR